From the Callithrix jacchus isolate 240 chromosome 22, calJac240_pri, whole genome shotgun sequence genome, the window ACGTAGAGAAAGCCCATGTACGCCGTGAATGTGGGAAAACCTCCCTCAAGTTGTCCCAGCGTATTCATCATCAGACAGTTCACAATGGAGAAAAATCTCATGGATGCAGTATGTGTGGGAAAGCTTTCTCCAGAAAATCCAGGCTAATGGACCATCAGATAACTCATCCAGGATTGAAGCATGATGAATGCACCGAATGTGACAAAACCTTCCTCAAGAAATCACAGCTCAGTGTACATCAGAAAACTCATATGGGAGAAAAACCTTATACGTGTAgcgaatgtgggaaagccttcatcAAAAAGTGTCGGCTCATTTATCATCAGCGAAcccacacaggagagaaaccccATGGATGCAGTGTATGTGGGAAAGCCTTTTCTACAAAGTTCAGTCTCACTACGCATCAGAAAACTCATACAGGAGAAAAACCCTATATATGTAGTGAATGTGGAAAAGGCTTCATTGAGAAGAGGCGTCTTATCGCACATCATCGAACtcatactggtgagaaaccctTTATATGCATTAACTGTGGGAAAGGattcactttgaaaaacagtcttGTCACACATCAGCAAACTCATACAGAAGAGAAATTGTATACATGCAGTGAATGTAGAAAAAGCTTTTCAATGAAGCACTGTCTCATTGTACATCAACgaactcacactggagagaaaccttataaaTGCAATGAGTGTGGAAAGGGCTTCACCTTGAAAAGCCCACTCATCAGACATCAGCGAAcacatactggagagaaaccctatgttTGCACCGAATGTCAAAAAGGTTTTACCATGAAGAGTGACCTCATTGTACATCAGCGAACTCACACTGCAGAGAAGCCATATATATGCAACGATTGTGGAAAAGGCTTCACTGTGAAGAGCCGCCTTACTGTGCATCAGCGaactcatacaggagagaaaccctatgtaTGCGGTGAGTGTGGAAAGGGCTTTCCAGCAAAGATCCGGCTAATGGGACATCAGCGaactcatacaggagagaaaccttatgtATGCAGTGAGTGTGGAAAAGGCTTCACGGAGAAGAGTCATCTCAATGTACATCGGCGcactcatacaggagagaaaccctatgtcTGCAGTGAATGTGGCAAAGGCTTAACTGGGAAAAGCATGCTCATTGCACATCAGCGAACTCATACTGGGGAGAAACCTTATATATGCAATGAATGTGGAAAGAGCTTCACCATGAAGAGTACTCTCAGCATACATCAGCAAACTCATACTGGAGAAAAGCCGTACAAATGCAACGAATGTGAAAAAACCTTCAGGAAGAAGACATGCCTCATACAGCATCAGCGATTTCACACAGGAAAGACTTCCTTTGCGTGTACTGAATGTGGAAAATTCTCTTTGCGCAAAAATGATCTCATTAcacatcagagaattcacacgGGAGAGAAACCATACAAATGCAGTGACTGCGGGAAGGCCTTCACTACAAAGTCAGGGCTCAATGTTCACTCAAGAAAACACACAGGAGAGAGGCCCTATGGATGTAGTGAGTGTGGGAAAGCTTTTGCCCACTTGTCTATCCTTGTTAAACACAAGAGAATTCACAGGTAGTCATTTTTGGAAAGCCTCCTGCCAGATGTAGGCCCTGAAGATATCTGCAAAGAAGAGTAATTTCATGAATGCAGAGTGTTTGGTTGTTTAGTGATCAATTACCTCATGTTttgtgtcagaaaaaacatacaaaacatttgagaaaatattttaggacATTATGTCTAAAGATTCTATACTGAGAAAAATCCTATGAATATGGCAGACTATGAAAGCCTTTGGTGGGAAGATAAACCCTCTCAGAAATGATCATCATAGATCATGAATAAACTACTAATTGGTGGAAGTGTAATAATTATGGGAAAGCCTTTGCCCAGAAATAAAACCTCCGTAGATTGAGAGAGTTCACACTGGAGAAGTGTTTTCCTCTGGCAGTGAACATGGCAGGGTGTTCAGTAAAATGTTTTGCCTCATGTGCCGGgaaataatgtagaaaaaaacTTATGAAAACATTCAGTGTAGAAGACTTATAGGAAAATACCAGAGAACTTAATGAAGGAAAGAAGTCTTCGCAAAATGATGGATGAGAGCTTTCTGTCACAATTCtgacacggagtttcactcttgttacctaggctggagtgcaatggcgtgatcttggctcaccacaatctccgcctcctgggttcaggcaattctcctgcctcagcctcccgagtagctgggattacaggcacgtgccaccatgcccagctaattttttgtatttttagtagagacgggagtttcaccatgttgaccaggatggtctcgatctcttgacctcgtgatccagcctcctcagcctcccaaagtgctgggattacaggcatgagccaccgcgcccagccctcacAATTCTTACCTTAACAGATAATATGCCTCGTGCATTTGGGAACAGGATACCTTGAGCCATATATCTAGTTGCCTTGTCAccgattttatacattttaaattgtgaCTTTCTCTAATCATGAACTAAAATTAAATCTTGTATACAATACAAGAGTATTTTATGCTCGCCTCATTTTATTATATGATTAACTTCTGCATTCCTTTGGTTCTAAGTGTGTTATTTCAGAATAATCGAAGTACTTCGGCACGAAACTGGATACAGTGTATTCAGTTCATAAGTGTAATTGAACCTACTTGAATGTGTTTAAggtttaaattaatataaataagatgtttttgtaagtttttattttgaaataagtttaGATTCACAGAATCTTACCAAAATATTCCAGAGTTCTTGAATGCCCTTAACCCAGCTTCTAACAAAGATAACACCTTACTTAACGCGTAGTTCACGATCAAATACAGGAAAGGGAAATTGTTACAATACTCTTAACTACAGAATTTATTTGGATCTCACCACTTTTAACATGcctgcatttttgtttgttttttatctgtAGTTTTAAGAAATCTTATATATTGATTCGTGTCACCCCGCCCACCCCTGAGATTCAGAATGTTGCATGGGTGCAAACTCCTTCATGCTACCTTTTCATAGTCACAACCTCTCCTCAACCCTAACCCTCAGAAatcagaactcttttcatctttagTTTTGTTATTAGTGgaattttctaaaaatggaatcatacagcatgtacCCTTTTGGTATTGGCTTTTTGACCTAAAGCAAATAACCTCAGATCCATCCAATTTGTTCTATGTAtcatatattgttttgtttttatgggtGACTAATAATCTAtgatatgaatataccacaatttgtttattcacccACTAAGGACATtagggttgtttctactttttcttacttttttttttctgagatggagtttcactctttggagtgcagtggtgcgatctcagctcactgcaacatccgcctcctgggttcaagcgattctcctgcatcaggctcctgagtagctgggattacaggtgcccatcaccatacctggctaattttttttttttttttttgtatttctagtagaggtggggtttcaccatgttggccaggctggtcttaaactcctgacctcagatgatccacctgcccctgcctcccaaggtgctaggattataggcaagagccatcatgcccagcctttctgttacaaataaaaatcctatgaacatttgtgtacaaaggCTTGGTGTGAGAACAATTTTTCGTTTCTCAAGGATAATAACTGAAGACTGTGATTCATGGGCCATAAGGTAAGTGTATGTTTACCTTTGTAAGATGCTAACCAAGCATTTCCAGAGTCGTGTTTCATTCCTCACCAGCAATACATGAGAGGGTCCgtttttctcctcctccacttGCTGCTTCACTATGTTTCATTTTTCCTATTCTATTACGTGTGCTTTGACATGGATAGACACATACCAATTGTATGTTGCCTTGGTTTGCAATTGTTtaaagcctttatttatttagaaagacaaggtctcattgtatcgctcaggctggagtgcagtggctatgcACAGGCACCAACATAGCACACtacagtctcgaactcctggccttgacaagttttcctgtcccagcctctagagtagctgggactgcaggcacatgccactgtgccctgcttaGAGAGTTGTTTATTAATGCTGGATAAAGGTTGGATACAGCTGGATAACGGTTTTATGtcacttgcaaatatttttctctagatgtggctgttttgttttttctcagagaaaaagattttaattatGATGAAGTCCAGTTcggaagtttgtttttcttttacggATTGCGATTTTGGCATTACATCCAAGTATTCCTTCCCTACTGTAattgatgatttttttctatgtccttttacaaaataatgtcgttttgcttttaatatttagcGATATGATCCATTTAAATTCATCTTTGCATATAGGATAAGGGTTGAAGTTCAGCCTATGGTTGATTCAACAGTATTGAAAACACTGTCTGCTTTCCATTAAATTAATTTTGAACATTCGTAAAAATCatttgtctgttcttgtgtccgtttctTGACTGTGTTCTGTTGATGTGTGCTTCTTTTCACGCCTCTAATAACACTGCTGGGTGCCAGCCTCAACCCTGTACGTGGGTGCCCTTAGTCCCGGCAGTGATGTGggactcaaaaaagaaataaagacaaagacaagAGTCAAGGTTTCAAAATATGGATCCAGGGGACCAACGCAAGCACGGGGCCCTGAGCTATTGTGGGGTAAGATGGGGGGAGTCGCGGGGAGGGGAGCTGTTTGTCTGCAGCATTCAATAGCACATGTGGTTCTTCTAAGAAATGCTAagtggccaggcgcaatggctcacgcctataatcccagcactttgggaggccgaggcgggtggatcacgaggtcaagagttcgagaccatcctggtcaataagatgaaaccccgtctctactaaaaatacaaaaattagctgggcatggtggtgtgcgcctgtagtcccagctactcgggaggctgaggcaggagaattgcttgaagccggaaggcagaggttgcaatgagccaagatcgtgccattgcactccagtctgggcaacaacagtgaaactccatctcaaaaaaaaaaaaaaaaagagaaaagaaataagatttgAGTAGGTGTTGACTTTGCACCTTATGACTCTGCTAAACTCACTTGTCTAGTTCTGTAGACTCCTTGAgattatatttgtataattatgCCTCCTATGAATAGGGGCAGTGATATTTCTGCTGTTctagtgttttcttttccttttcttcctttgttcacTGGCTAGGGCTTCCACTTTATTAAATAGAAACAGTGAGAGTTGACATCTTGGCCATGATTGCAATTTTAGAGAAGTATTCAGTCTTTTACTATTAAATACGTTATAGAATCTtttggacatatatatatatttttttaacaaggTTCAGGAAGTTCCTATGTAATCCTAAAATTTTGGCTATTATCTCTTAAAATATTCCCTTCTggcctgggtgctgtggctcacgcctgtaaccctaacacttggggaggctaagacaggaggattgcttgatatcaggagtttgagaccagcctcggcaaaatagtgagactccacctctattttaaaaatagtacatCTGATTGACGTCTTACAGGTATttaaagcttcatttttttttttcaatttttttgtcttcttttctttcgggtggataatttcttttgctctctAAGTTTACTCAACGTTTTTTCTGACATAGCGATCTGCTGGTTATCTTATCATGTGAACTTTTCAttgttactgtatttttcagCACCAACATTTACATTggattttttaaactatattttaaatgtctttattgagattttttgtttattgggttattgccatattttcttttaaacacttAAATATGTTGATAAtacttttctttatgtttttaaatagatttatctTACTGGCTTTGAAGCTATTGTCCACTCTTCTTCACTAGGACCCACTTGGAGTTAGTTTTATTGACTGCTTTGTTTTCTGAGTATTAGTGACTCTTTACGGTTTATTTgcaaatatgttatttttgttgctgttgaaacCTGAATATTTTACATCTACAACTCCTTATTCCTTTCACTACTAAAATTCACAGTACATTCAGTCAAACCTGAACAGGACTGAAACCTGCAGTGGTTTTGTCCACATTGTGACTGTGGCTGCCTCAGTAACATCTTGGCTTCTACATACCTCATCCAGCCAGTTGTCTTCAGTATTTTCTGTGTAAGGGACCTTGGACTTCCTGTAAGATGGCGATTCCTGTGATGCTCCTGCCAAAGGGCTCAAGAATGCAGCCATCTTTCCATTTTGCTCCCTAGATAGTTTCTGGCCTCTGAAAACCTCCCCAGTTAGGGCAGTGTTGGTGACAGTCTCTTgtaaggaggaagggagggcacTGAAGTTACCCAAAGACATTTGCATTTCTTCCCACCTGGCTGAGCATAGCAACCCTTATGGTCACTCCCATCAGAAATGACGCAATAGGCTCTATGAGGTAACATAGCTCATAGAGTGTTCAAACCCAGAACTTGGACTTAGGGAAATGTCCCATATCCCTAGCCGGAagccagcctcccagcctctccAAGTTCTTAAGAGTTGGTGAAGGATGGGGTTGCAGCACCAGAATTCCAGAGTCGGAAGTGGATGCTGATATATGTTCAGCCTTTGTTAACTGCTGCCGTAGTCTTGAGAGCCTGATGCTGCGTGTGAATCTGGATGGGGAGCTTGTGGGGACCACGAAGTGGAAATGCATGTGAATGTTCGTGTTCAGGAGTTGCATTTCAGTTTAGTCGCTGAGGAATACGGGTGTGAGAAAGGGAGCCTTGGATGTTGAAGGTTAAggcttagtttttgtttttttttgtttgtttgttttttgtttttgtttttgttttgagacagagtttcactcttgttacccaggctggagtgcaatggcgcgatctcggctcaccgcaacctcagcctcccgggttcaagcaattctcctgcctcaggctcccgagtagctgggactacaggcgcgcaccaccatgcccagctaatttttgtatttttagtagagacgggtttcaccttgttgaccaggatggtctcgatctcctgacctcgtggtccacccgcctcggcctcccaaagtgttgggattacaggcgtgagccactgcgccaggccttttttttttttcttttaagacggagtatcgctctgtcgccaggctggagtgcagtgcgcgatatcagctcactgcaatattcGCCTCCCTCATTCAacagattctgctgcctcagcctcctaagtactgcactccagcctgggcgtcagaatgagactccgtctcaaaaataaaataaaatgattgtaagtattttttctttcttcactcctGAATACTTgctatttttgtgttcttagaaACCGCTTCCTGCAAGCTATTTTCCGCCAGACGCTTTCCGTGGGTGTCCGCCTACCTGATGTGTTGGCTTCTCCCTTTCTACCTGATCTGTTACCTTTTTCATCTTCAATTCATTCTCTGTGATATCTGCACCTGGTTGCACTCTTAGTGGtcctttttaaaacctttaaaaaaaattaacaaagatagcaaagtattaaaagtaatttatctCGCCCCATATTTGCCTGATAAAGCTTGAGTCTCTGAAAATCTGCCCCTTATCGCAAGACTTGAAGTGCCAGGAAATGAGGCGATTTCAGACTGCTCATCTTCCCAGGCTGCTGGGCTCAAAAACCTACCACTGACTTCTGTACGTCCGGTTTTCAAACATGGCTGCCCCCATGGAGCTACAGCATTGGGCGCGGCCATATTACAGACTAGCAACTGCCGTAAATCCGGTTGTTCTTGCTCTTTTAAACGTTAGGTTTTCATCGGCCGCCGTAGGTGGACCATAAACCTGTGCGAGGAGGCAAGTGGTAGATGCAGTTTACGGAAGTGTAACGTCGAGGCCCTCCTTGTGGTTCTGGAGAAAATAGAGGTCAGTGTGTGGTTTTTGTCCGTGAAACTTTTTTGTCCCAGTGTAAGGTTCGGGAGGTCTGAGGACCTGGTGTAGCCTGGATCACGTAGTTTTTGGCAGGAAGACCGGAGAGCGCCGGGGTGCAGGCATTTgggaggtacctggtgggagTCTGTCTGTGGTCCGTGTGCCTTTGGCGTGAGTACAATGACCGTGTCGTCCTAACTGTCAAGGTATAGATCACTCTGCTCGTAAAGGATGGAGGCGGCTCTTAGGATCCAAGCGGGGTCTGCTTCGGGTTTAGGATTTAATTTGCGATTCGGTGATGTTGGAGTCGGGGAGGATGTTCATCCCAGGAGAGTGTGTGGTCCGTATGAATAAGGGGCACGGGGGCAGTGTCTGGTAGAAAGGCCTGTTAGACTAAAGCATTCGAGGCCTTGGCGCCCTGGGCGCTGGGTTGAGGTTCGAACCTCGATTACTGTGGCAAAAGGCGACACAGCCCCCTGCGTTACTTCGAAACCACAGATCAACTCTTCTGATCCTTGGAGTGGCTATTTACAGATGGGGCGGTCAAGTTCAGTCATACCCTCCGATTATATATTGTCTGTGGTTGCAAAGGTAGCGTGGAGTTGTGACAGAGACCTCATGGCCGGCAAAATCAAAACCTCTGCActcacttattttatttatttatttattttcatcttttgagactgagttttgcttttgtctcccaggctggagtgcaatggcgcgatctcggctcactgcaacctctgcctcccgggttcaagcgattctcctgcctcagcctcccgagtagctgtgattacaggcgcgagccaccacgcccggctaatttttgtatttttagtagagacggggtttcaccacgttggccaggctggtctggaacccctggacctcaggtgatccgcctgcttcggccttccaaagtgctgagattacaggtgtgagacaccgcgcccggtctTTATGTCTTAATATATAGTGACAGTGTTGCTTGCCCACCTAAACATATATTCGCATTTTCTTAACAGAATCTCCATTTTGTTAAGTATCCATCCCTTTGGCAAGGTAACCCAAATCCCAGTTTCTTAGTAAGGCCTGATTGGTCTTAACCAATCTTAGTGGTTCCAATTGCCGTTGCTAGTGGTAGCTTCGACATGGAAATGCGCTCAGGCATATGGTGCAATTCTAACCAactatatatgcaaaaatctgCCTGGGAGTTTCTGAGggagcattttcttttatttatttatttgtttgtttgttgagacggagtttcgctcttgttacccaggctggagtgcaatggcgtgatctcggctcaccgcaacctccgcctcctgggttcaggcaattctcctgcctcagcctcctgagtagctgggattacaggcacgcgccaccgtgcccagctaattttttgtatttttagtagagacggggttttaccatgttgaccaggatggtctcaatctcttgacctcgtgatccacccaccgcgacctcccaaagtgctgggattacaggcgtgagccaccgcgccgggcctctttgttaatttttctagatttatatattttattttatttatttatttatttttaagcctgaccttacatttattttattctgcttggtcCTACTCTTActtatatgttaaaaaaagaaaagtgtagcccgggcgtggtggctcacgcctgtaatccaagcactttgaaggccaaggtgggcggatcacctgaggtcaggagttcaagaccagcctgaccaacatggtgaaaccccgtcttaaaaaaaaaaaaaaaaaaaaaaaagtgtagataGAAGATTTCCATTATTAAAAAggcttaaatatatttgaaaatcattgCAAAGAAAACTATAAGCTGTATAATTCCAAATAGTGTGAAAGTAAGTTAATTCTGTCACATGGCTCCCATAAATGGAAAAGAGCACAGCTCACTTTATCAAGCATTACACAGCTCTAAAACTTGACAGAGTTATGAGTGGGGTCAAACAGGGTTCTGGAGCCAGTGGCTTcagctcagttttcttttttttttttagttgcattttagcttttgggatttctatattttaaatgtacgATTTAATGATCATGGAGGCAATACATGTACAAGCAATCATTGCCCAGGTCAAGAAATAGATTACTGTCAGTAGACCAGCGGTGTTCTGTGAGCCTTTTTCCATCCTTACACCGAAAAGTAatttaggcttttctttttttgagatagagttttgctcttgttacccaggctggagtgcaatggcgagatctcagctcaccacaacctccgcctcctgggttcaagcaattctcctgcctcagcctcccgagtagctgggactacaggcacgcgccaccatgccctgctaatttttgtatttttagtagagacagggtttcacctcgttgaccaggatggtctcaatctcttgacctcgtgatccatccacctcggcctcccaaagagctgggattacaggcctgagccaccgcatccggcccaTGAGTGGCATTTTATGGCTAGTCGGTGTGAGTTAGTCTAGAGCCTACATAGCAATTGGCTTTAAGAGATAATTATTTAGCTCAAGGGGAATGAGATGTGACTAttgtaatattaaatttttttttaatttttaatttttttcaggggAAACCCTCTAGAAAGACTGCTGTCACATTTTAATGCCTCTCTAGACCTGATAATTTAAAGGGAGTCACATTCCTCAGATAAaaggtttcatttctttctcatttatacattttattttgtttgttgatgGTCTGTTTGTTCTGTCAGTTACTAAGACAGGTGTGTTAAAGTCTTCTTTTAGtctgaattttctgtttcttgtttttgggtcttttttttgcTGTATACATTTCGGGACTGTTGTTAGGGATATAGATACAGAGTATTTCTATGAATGAAGAGACAGATTGTGCCTCTTTTCAGTAAGCATTGTTTCTCTCGCTCCCTGATCATTCTTTAGCATTTCTGGTCAGTTTGGTCTGAGAGTACAGTTACAACAGATTATGTTTGCTTACTCTCTCTGTGGCAGATTGTCTCCAGCGTTTTACTCTCAAACATCCCATCTCGTTTTGTTTTGCACATATCAACTATAATAATTGCATGTTGctggattttaattttaaatccaTTCTGACAATTTTGaggcatttatatttaatgtaattaactGGAATCCATGCTCTGTTTTTACTGAGCATGAAATACTTAatgtaatataattttcttagtactttttattttataatagctaTCTAAATGCATcgtatttgctttatgtatttgatTCTCTTCTTTTGGATGAGTTTCTTATTATTACATTTCCCCACTTCGTTGGCATGGAAATTATGTTCTTTAAAACAATTAcgagtgttgttttttttttttttttttagacagagttttgctctttttgcccaggctggagtacaatggcacagtcttggctcattttaacacctgcctcccaggttcaagtgattctcctgcctcggcctcctgagtagctggaattacaggcgcatgccaccatgccctgctaattttgtatttttagtagagatgggttttcaccacattggccaggctggtctcttaaactcctgacaacaagtgatcccccaacctcggcctcctaaagtgttggattatgggcatgagcacTGCACCCAGACTTACTAGTTTTAAATATAACACTAGAAATTACATGTAGTGTGCAACCTTTGTCATATTCTTATGTTAATTAGCACTTTCCCATTCTACAGAAACCTTAGAGCATGCCACCTTCATTTATTACCTTCTAATTTATCTAGTAAATTATtgtgtattttagttttttatgtatttaaaacttCCTAAAATATTGTCACTACTGTTTTTATGACAATGCTTATGATTTGCCCAGCAAGCACATTGACTTTCAAACTGAAGTCCTTGTCCTCACATGGTGTACAAAGACTTTCGAAGAAGTGTGTGAGCACCATGATTTAAAGGGAAACAAAGAGCAGCTCCTCTCCTGGCTGATTATCTCTTTTCTAAAACTAATCTGCCCGAGAGTTCACCGACTCCTAAGGCATGGTGCTGTGGCAGGTCTCATTTCGCACATGCCTCCACAGTCCTTCCATGGAAACTGTCACAGAAGAAAGGCATAGCTCCACCACATTTAGAATCCTAGATGTTACTGGCCGGAGGAATAAAATCTTCTGGGGCTCCAAATAAAGGTACCGTTAACTATACTGGGGGCATTGTTTTCAGATGAATGCCTGGGAGCAGTGAGAGTATCTGGGCCCAGGGAAAGTGTACCACTTACACCGCATTTGCTTTAGCCCACAGGTTCTGACCCCTCAGGAGCAAAGACAGCACCTGACAAGGGAGGACGCAGATTTGGGACCCGCATTTCCAGGGGCACCACTGAAGACTGACTTCGGAAGAGAGGTCCAGAAGACACAAAGACAGGCTGTCCCAGCTGAATGCCATTTTCCTGGAACAGAAGAAAATGATCCAGACCCAGGTAACTAACTgttggtttgttttattctttcctttgtccCACAGTAGATTTGTAAAGGCCTATAAAAATCAATTTCACTAATACAAAAAGTATACATTTCAAAAAACAGGATCTGGAGAGAAATAAGCTTAGTTTTTAAACTCAGTATCATACAACATAGTAGTATAAGGTCTGTATTGTTCTgcttaattttgcatttttccaaTTACTGGTGAGATTTAAATCTTTCTTGGGCAGTTAAATTGTTTGTTCTATAAAATACCTGTGCTTTTCCCTGCCTTATTGAAACATCTGTTTTGTCTTACTCATTTATACGCGTTGTTTATATCCACTATATATTGATACTTTATTTATAT encodes:
- the ZNF615 gene encoding zinc finger protein 615 isoform X5, whose product is MKSTLRSVLIQEVHMQVCFVDILPDAKDSIAQFCHPIVNTVPKIRKIDDPLQHHLQNPSIQKSVKQFHEQNMFGNVVNQNEGHILLKQHHQTFDLHEKPLKSNLSFENQKKSSGLKNSAEFNGDGKSLFHANRKQFYSEMKFPAVAKPIDKTQVIKQQRTHNVEKAHVRRECGKTSLKLSQRIHHQTVHNGEKSHGCSMCGKAFSRKSRLMDHQITHPGLKHDECTECDKTFLKKSQLSVHQKTHMGEKPYTCSECGKAFIKKCRLIYHQRTHTGEKPHGCSVCGKAFSTKFSLTTHQKTHTGEKPYICSECGKGFIEKRRLIAHHRTHTGEKPFICINCGKGFTLKNSLVTHQQTHTEEKLYTCSECRKSFSMKHCLIVHQRTHTGEKPYKCNECGKGFTLKSPLIRHQRTHTGEKPYVCTECQKGFTMKSDLIVHQRTHTAEKPYICNDCGKGFTVKSRLTVHQRTHTGEKPYVCGECGKGFPAKIRLMGHQRTHTGEKPYVCSECGKGFTEKSHLNVHRRTHTGEKPYVCSECGKGLTGKSMLIAHQRTHTGEKPYICNECGKSFTMKSTLSIHQQTHTGEKPYKCNECEKTFRKKTCLIQHQRFHTGKTSFACTECGKFSLRKNDLITHQRIHTGEKPYKCSDCGKAFTTKSGLNVHSRKHTGERPYGCSECGKAFAHLSILVKHKRIHR
- the ZNF615 gene encoding zinc finger protein 615 isoform X2, translated to MQAQESLTLEDVAVGFTREEWQLLGPAQKDLYRDVMLENYSNLVAVGYPASKPDALLKLERGEEPCCTTEDEIYTQICSEIRKIDDPLQHHLQNPSIQKSVKQFHEQNMFGNVVNQNEGHILLKQHHQTFDLHEKPLKSNLSFENQKKSSGLKNSAEFNGDGKSLFHANRKQFYSEMKFPAVAKPIDKTQVIKQQRTHNVEKAHVRRECGKTSLKLSQRIHHQTVHNGEKSHGCSMCGKAFSRKSRLMDHQITHPGLKHDECTECDKTFLKKSQLSVHQKTHMGEKPYTCSECGKAFIKKCRLIYHQRTHTGEKPHGCSVCGKAFSTKFSLTTHQKTHTGEKPYICSECGKGFIEKRRLIAHHRTHTGEKPFICINCGKGFTLKNSLVTHQQTHTEEKLYTCSECRKSFSMKHCLIVHQRTHTGEKPYKCNECGKGFTLKSPLIRHQRTHTGEKPYVCTECQKGFTMKSDLIVHQRTHTAEKPYICNDCGKGFTVKSRLTVHQRTHTGEKPYVCGECGKGFPAKIRLMGHQRTHTGEKPYVCSECGKGFTEKSHLNVHRRTHTGEKPYVCSECGKGLTGKSMLIAHQRTHTGEKPYICNECGKSFTMKSTLSIHQQTHTGEKPYKCNECEKTFRKKTCLIQHQRFHTGKTSFACTECGKFSLRKNDLITHQRIHTGEKPYKCSDCGKAFTTKSGLNVHSRKHTGERPYGCSECGKAFAHLSILVKHKRIHR
- the ZNF615 gene encoding zinc finger protein 615 isoform X4, which codes for MLENYSNLVAVGYPASKPDALLKLERGEEPCCTTEDEIYTQICSEIRKIDDPLQHHLQNPSIQKSVKQFHEQNMFGNVVNQNEGHILLKQHHQTFDLHEKPLKSNLSFENQKKSSGLKNSAEFNGDGKSLFHANRKQFYSEMKFPAVAKPIDKTQVIKQQRTHNVEKAHVRRECGKTSLKLSQRIHHQTVHNGEKSHGCSMCGKAFSRKSRLMDHQITHPGLKHDECTECDKTFLKKSQLSVHQKTHMGEKPYTCSECGKAFIKKCRLIYHQRTHTGEKPHGCSVCGKAFSTKFSLTTHQKTHTGEKPYICSECGKGFIEKRRLIAHHRTHTGEKPFICINCGKGFTLKNSLVTHQQTHTEEKLYTCSECRKSFSMKHCLIVHQRTHTGEKPYKCNECGKGFTLKSPLIRHQRTHTGEKPYVCTECQKGFTMKSDLIVHQRTHTAEKPYICNDCGKGFTVKSRLTVHQRTHTGEKPYVCGECGKGFPAKIRLMGHQRTHTGEKPYVCSECGKGFTEKSHLNVHRRTHTGEKPYVCSECGKGLTGKSMLIAHQRTHTGEKPYICNECGKSFTMKSTLSIHQQTHTGEKPYKCNECEKTFRKKTCLIQHQRFHTGKTSFACTECGKFSLRKNDLITHQRIHTGEKPYKCSDCGKAFTTKSGLNVHSRKHTGERPYGCSECGKAFAHLSILVKHKRIHR